In Glycine max cultivar Williams 82 chromosome 15, Glycine_max_v4.0, whole genome shotgun sequence, the DNA window tgtgaggtgaagttcCACATCGGGTAGAAGTGAAAAGGTTGAACATCATATAAGTGAagagaagacccataaacctgagccttaaggttttgggttagagtgtggtgtcaagcttccttatgtggtggctcgTGGTTCTCAGGTGTACCCATCGAATCTCCCCAACAAATTTGGTGTTAGACATTTATCATGATTGCTTCAGTTTCAGTTAGCCTCTTTTATTTCCTCCCATAATGAGCTCATGATTAGCATTGTCCCCCTCATTCATATCACAATTATTGGCAATGATTGTTGACGATTTTGGTTGCTGATTGGCTGGAGCATTAATTATGGAATTTCGAAAAACTTATGCCATCATTTCAAAACTTTTTGTGTCTGTCTCGTCATTAATATTAATTGCATATTCTGTGAAAATTATTGTCGACGTTATTGTGGCCCCCTTTGTCAGAGTTTGCCACTGATTTGAAGTTCCACAGAagcaacaaaatatatatgttagaCATTCATATTTGATTAAGACCTCTTTAAGATCTCCTCGTGGTTTCTTGATTTTTGTACGTAAGAGGCTTTTGAATGTTTAGAAGCACCTTGATGCGCATGAAAAGGCACAAGAAATTGACGTTGTTCTTCTCATCATACTCCAAGAACTGGATAGTGTAATTTCTGAGGCTTTCTTCAACCTTTTGAGACATAAACTCCACCGGTAGGTTATGCATTTGAATCAAAAAAGGGACGTAGAATAATGGGATAGTTGTTGGGTCTTTTCcttcttcaatgactccaaatATGGACATGTTTTTGTCAAAACTCCATAGGCCTCCATTGAGAACTCTGATAATAATCAACATCATTATAAAACTGGAATAGAAACCGGTCAGATGCTAGTTACGTGATAGTTACTCCCTGAAAAAGGTTTTCATACTAAGGACATTCACTCCTTCATAATTTGACTGCAGATGCTTTTATCTGCCCCAAAACGaccaaccaaatatatatagGGAGTAGTCAACTAGTGTCATTGGTTGTTTCAAAATTAATCTCCAGACCTGGGTCATCTTCGTTAATATTCAGATTCTCAATGCTTGGCGTAGCCATGGGAAAGGAAGGTGAATGTTAGGGATTGGGAAAAGGGTTAGGCCAAATGTGAAGGGAAGAGATCACTCAGAAGAAAAGAAGACAGCTCAAatcctcaaaaggaaaaaaaactctCATGGGGAGAGAAACATCTCACTAATAATGTTCTCATTAAACAATAACTTTGCATACATTCTTATTTACGATAATTGTATGGACtatatttttaacatgttttcagttttaattaagaaaatattttttttttacttcattgatcacgtatcaaaataaaatgttatcttCAAATTAAAGCATAATACCAATTTTAATTCATGACCCATTGAATTTTTGTTGATATAATGGTGTAATTTAAGAGATAagtataatgattttttttatttaaataaaaaattgagtataatagttaaaattaaccaatataatttattgaacTGAAGCCTATACTTAtctataaaattattacttgaataattcttaattaaaaattaaaaaattgtttttgaataattaattatatacaagACAAtctaaataaagtaaattttatttttaacatatttgatttgtttttacatcaaagtaatttgatattaataatcattttttaaactttgaaggtTAGACAATTCTAAATATATGTGAATCCTAGTTTGGCtgagttcaaccacttaatttttttttttttttagttcgttaatcaatttttttattccattatATCTCAAATTGTACTAAGTAAGATATctatttaaaacatcatttatttgaaaaattgaaatatactgccaataaaatacaaaaaaaaattagttagtattcaaatgcttttattaaaaaattaaaatttgcaaaTATACTTCTAAATCACATTTTTTGATACATTCAGGAAGAAATGTGAAATTATTCCCCTCTAGGTGTAAACTCCTCACATGAGCAAACTGCGTGAAacctattgaaaaaaaaaataaaatcatcttaCAGGTTGCAAAAGTCCGCCATAAACTCTTCTACCTTTGAAGACACTACTAAGCCCACTTTTATTTCACCCTCTTCCCCATTGCATTGATAAGCTTCAAATACAAACAGTTTAGGCATCATGGCAATGCTACTTCGTGACTGAACAATTCTACTACAACCCAAGCATAAATGTTGGAGTCCAATAAGATTTTGAAATGACGATGGCAATTCTTCTATAGGAATCTCAATCAATGAAAGTTCCTTTATATATGTTTTCCATCTCTTCTGATATTTATGGAAAATTCTCAAGACTGTAACAATGTGAAAGTTTAAGTTGTTTAAGAGAGGTCAAGCCTTAGCTTCCAGCAACCTTCAGCACTCAATATTTGAAGTTTATTCAGAACACCAATTGAGTTGTGAAACGTAATTAAATTCTCACAATATTCAAATGAAAGTTCCTCCAAATTTGGGAGATTAGATACATCAGGTATCTGTCTTAAAAATTCGCACttgtcaaaattcaaaacagTTAGATTCTTGAGATTCTTCTgcaaagaaaataaaggaaaaaaaaaaaagaaaataaataaggacTGAATGAATAATCTTAAAgtgaatatattaatttataagatGAGGAAAATGTAGTCTTTAAACTTGCCTTCAATAAGCCATTGAACTTAAATGACGTTAAGCAACTGTAAGGTAACTTGCATATGGCAGGTTCCATGtgattaaaagatgataaacaaTTTGAAGGATATCAATGCCCTTCCAGTACTCTCAGACTTTTTGGAAAATAATGTAGACCTTCAAGAAATTTACCATTTCTAACAATAAGTATTTTAAGGGTTTTCATGTTCTCGAAGGCCTTTCCATTCCATTCCACTGTTTCTTCTTTGTCAGATATGTTGAAATCTAGACATGCGATTTCAATTTTATCAGTTCCCTGTTAACGCAAAATGGCACAAATCGACCTCAATACCGGTTATATGTAAGACATCAATTCACGTGTTTTAGAGAACTTTACAAATTATCAGTAAAAAAAGATAAGTACAGTATGTGAACATAcgatagaaaaaggaaaaactaaATCATAAGAAACCAAACCTTATCTATTGAGTTTCACTTACCGTGttgtcttttaaaatttgatttatatCTTTCACAGTAAGCATTAGATTAGTGCTAATGGACATGATACTTTATTGaaacataaaactaaaattacatgCACACACACGACATTACATTGGTCCTAAATAGTATTCTACATTATTGATACTTCAAAGCATGTCCTCGAACACACACAAAGGCATAACTTGTTCATTCAACCCTTTCTTCTTCCGAATGTCAGCAACACATGCAGAAGCTGGTGTTCCAGGTTCCAGTGGATCAGACTGCACCATATCCCAGTGATCAAACACCATCTGTGGGAAAGCCTGCTCTCCAATTTGAGTCCTCAGTGTTTCACTGAATTTGAATGACTCAATCACTGGTATATATGCCTTGACATTGTAAAATGGGGTGCCAGGCCTCTGAATTTCCTCAAACACATGCCCTCTTTTCTTGTTAACAACACTATTGATGCCACCAAGAGCCTTTTCATGTGCTTGTATTTCCATCACATACACAGGCTCAAGTAGTCTTGGCTTAGCTGAAAGTATGGCAGCATAGAAAGCCCTTCTAGCAGTTGGAATGATTTGGCCACCTCCCCTATGTATTGTATCAGCATGAAGTACAACATCACAAAGATCAAAGCATACCCCTCTCAAGTTCTCTTCTGCTAGTGGACCTTCTCTTGATGCTATCTGAAAGCCAGCAAGAACAGCCTCCTTGATTTCATTGAGGTACTGAACTCCCTTACATGCATCCACCATCATGTTGGGTCCAATGGTATCAGGGCCAAAACACCATATTCTCTTGGCTAGATCCTTGTCCCAACCAAACTCTTCacacaccattttgttgttaTTCTTTGGACCAATCTTGCCTCTCTCAATGGCCTCCACAAGCCCTTCCTCCATTGGCCTCGCTTCCATGTACAAACGGTTGTGTTTGTTAGGTGATTTGCTCATCACAGTGTGGCAAGACTTCTCCAGCACTGTCTCCTTGAAGGAGACAATAGGGTCAGATATTGAAATCTCAATCCCATTCATAAAATCGTCCTTCAAGTCTTTTACGCATGTTTCAAGATGCAGCTCACCAGTAGCACCTATGATGTGTTCTCCAGTTTCTGAAATTGTGCACATCATGATGGGGTCTGACTTTGCCAAACGTTTTAGGCCCTCAACAAGCTTAGGAAGATCTGATGCAGCATTGCAGTTAACAGCTACACTTACCAATGGTGACACAGAAAACTTCATAGCTCTAATGGGGTGTGCTTCAATTTCTGTCTCATTTGTTATAGTAGCATTCTTGGTGATGAAATGGTCCAAACCAGCCAAGGCAACTGTGTTTCCACAAGGAACATCCTCAACTGTTTCATATTTCTTCCCCATCCAAATTGAAGTCCCCTGAACACTCTTCACATACAGGTCTTTCTTCTCCCCAGGAACAAAATTTGGCCCCATAATTCTAGCCTTCATATTAGTTGACACCTTCCCAGAGAAGACTCGGCCAAAAGCATAAAACCTTCCCTTATCAGATGTAGGAATCATCTTTGACACATAAAGCATTAGGGGCCCTTCAGGGTCACAATTTCTGATAGCAGAAGCATAAGGGTCATCAAGGGGACCCTCATACAAATTCTCAACTCTATATTTCTGAGCACTAGCCGGAGATGGAAGGTGAAATATCATCATCTCCAGAATGGCACTACTTGCTGGGAGCCAACTTTGCATAACACACTTCATCAAAGCCTTCCCTGTCAACTCCTTCTCGAACTTCAAGTTCAACCCAAGCTTTTGCAACAAGGGGCACAACTTATCCTTCTGGTCATTCATGCAGAGTTCAATAACCTGCTTGATTGGTTCATAACAAAACCGAACAAAGCCACGCTTGCAAGTAGAAGCCCCAGTGTGCCTGTTGGTCCACTTTTTGGTAGCAGAGTCAAAGAAATTCTCACCCCAAAGCCTACTCATCATCTTGGCCTCATCAACTCCAAACTTGGAAGCATACATCTTGGCAAAGTTGGTGAGTGTAAAGCCCCATCCATGCAAGCCAGCGGAAAAGGCAACCGTTCCCTTCTCAGGGTACACCTTAACATCTCCAAGTAGAGCATCTTCATAGTTACCCACGATTACATTCACACTCTCAACAACCCTTTGGAGTGTTAGGTATGCCTCCTCTGGATCAAGATTGAGCTCAAGAAAGCACCTATCCATCTTGTTAAGAGCCAAAACAGGCTTAACCCTTTCTCCAAGGGCTTGTCTCAGCACAGTTTCGGTCTGGGCACAGACACCCTCAACACAATCCACCACCACAAGTGCTCCATCGGTGATGCGAAGTGCGGTTGAGACCTCAGATGAGAAGTCCACATGCCCAGGTGAGTCAATGAGATTTATAAGGAACTCATTCCCTTCACGTTCCCCTTTGAAATTCTTCAAATCACCCTCTGGCATCGCATAGTAGAGAGAGATACCAGAGGATTTGACAGTGTTGCCACGCTCAGCTTCACCCTCTTGTGCTATGATATTACCAGAAGCAGCCACAAGAGAATCAGTGAGGGTAGACTTTCCTGCATTTCAGAAATGTAGCATCAGAGAACTAGGAAATTTCCATAATCAGAAATTTGTAAAAGGGCACGAAAATCTGTAAATCTTTTCTACTTCCTAATTTGTTAGATACaaagaccaaaaacaaaaaaactaatactaaattaacataatatcaACTACCAGAAGCAAAATAATGTCATTGCTGGTCTTAGAAAAAACATGGAAAAATGGCTTCAGATCAACACAAAAGGTTTCAAACTAAAACAACATATCGTGTCTTGAATACCATACCATGATTGACGTGTGCAATAACAGACATGTTACGA includes these proteins:
- the LOC100790826 gene encoding elongation factor 2 isoform X1, with protein sequence MQVKFTTHRLRHIMDCKHNIRNMSVIAHVNHGKSTLTDSLVAASGNIIAQEGEAERGNTVKSSGISLYYAMPEGDLKNFKGEREGNEFLINLIDSPGHVDFSSEVSTALRITDGALVVVDCVEGVCAQTETVLRQALGERVKPVLALNKMDRCFLELNLDPEEAYLTLQRVVESVNVIVGNYEDALLGDVKVYPEKGTVAFSAGLHGWGFTLTNFAKMYASKFGVDEAKMMSRLWGENFFDSATKKWTNRHTGASTCKRGFVRFCYEPIKQVIELCMNDQKDKLCPLLQKLGLNLKFEKELTGKALMKCVMQSWLPASSAILEMMIFHLPSPASAQKYRVENLYEGPLDDPYASAIRNCDPEGPLMLYVSKMIPTSDKGRFYAFGRVFSGKVSTNMKARIMGPNFVPGEKKDLYVKSVQGTSIWMGKKYETVEDVPCGNTVALAGLDHFITKNATITNETEIEAHPIRAMKFSVSPLVSVAVNCNAASDLPKLVEGLKRLAKSDPIMMCTISETGEHIIGATGELHLETCVKDLKDDFMNGIEISISDPIVSFKETVLEKSCHTVMSKSPNKHNRLYMEARPMEEGLVEAIERGKIGPKNNNKMVCEEFGWDKDLAKRIWCFGPDTIGPNMMVDACKGVQYLNEIKEAVLAGFQIASREGPLAEENLRGVCFDLCDVVLHADTIHRGGGQIIPTARRAFYAAILSAKPRLLEPVYVMEIQAHEKALGGINSVVNKKRGHVFEEIQRPGTPFYNVKAYIPVIESFKFSETLRTQIGEQAFPQMVFDHWDMVQSDPLEPGTPASACVADIRKKKGLNEQVMPLCVFEDML
- the LOC100790826 gene encoding elongation factor 2 isoform X2, which gives rise to MVKFTTHRLRHIMDCKHNIRNMSVIAHVNHGKSTLTDSLVAASGNIIAQEGEAERGNTVKSSGISLYYAMPEGDLKNFKGEREGNEFLINLIDSPGHVDFSSEVSTALRITDGALVVVDCVEGVCAQTETVLRQALGERVKPVLALNKMDRCFLELNLDPEEAYLTLQRVVESVNVIVGNYEDALLGDVKVYPEKGTVAFSAGLHGWGFTLTNFAKMYASKFGVDEAKMMSRLWGENFFDSATKKWTNRHTGASTCKRGFVRFCYEPIKQVIELCMNDQKDKLCPLLQKLGLNLKFEKELTGKALMKCVMQSWLPASSAILEMMIFHLPSPASAQKYRVENLYEGPLDDPYASAIRNCDPEGPLMLYVSKMIPTSDKGRFYAFGRVFSGKVSTNMKARIMGPNFVPGEKKDLYVKSVQGTSIWMGKKYETVEDVPCGNTVALAGLDHFITKNATITNETEIEAHPIRAMKFSVSPLVSVAVNCNAASDLPKLVEGLKRLAKSDPIMMCTISETGEHIIGATGELHLETCVKDLKDDFMNGIEISISDPIVSFKETVLEKSCHTVMSKSPNKHNRLYMEARPMEEGLVEAIERGKIGPKNNNKMVCEEFGWDKDLAKRIWCFGPDTIGPNMMVDACKGVQYLNEIKEAVLAGFQIASREGPLAEENLRGVCFDLCDVVLHADTIHRGGGQIIPTARRAFYAAILSAKPRLLEPVYVMEIQAHEKALGGINSVVNKKRGHVFEEIQRPGTPFYNVKAYIPVIESFKFSETLRTQIGEQAFPQMVFDHWDMVQSDPLEPGTPASACVADIRKKKGLNEQVMPLCVFEDML